In Capsicum annuum cultivar UCD-10X-F1 unplaced genomic scaffold, UCD10Xv1.1 ctg6324, whole genome shotgun sequence, one DNA window encodes the following:
- the LOC107870681 gene encoding uncharacterized protein LOC107870681, translating to MGNFTSCPVLPSIKNSKVSRVLLPGGEIRQFRERVKAAEIMLENPSYFLVNASTMRIGRRFSALSADEELESGNIYIMFPMKRVNSVVTAADMTVILLAANSAAKRITGGNVKISPEMSPAPESTPENNAGHRNSEGFPMGQEMKYRLSCRSRKPSLETIMEEPVYSR from the coding sequence ATGGGAAATTTTACATCGTGTCCCGTTTTGCCAAGTATTAAGAATTCCAAAGTATCAAGAGTCCTTTTACCAGGAGGAGAAATCAGACAATTTCGCGAACGAGTAAAAGCAGCAGAAATTATGTTGGAAAACCCGAGTTATTTCTTGGTGAATGCAAGTACTATGAGAATTGGAAGACGATTTTCGGCTTTATCAGCTGACGAAGAACTAGAGTctggaaatatttatatcatgtttcCGATGAAGAGAGTCAATTCAGTAGTTACTGCTGCTGATATGACGGTGATTTTATTGGCTGCTAATTCTGCTGCCAAGAGAATTACCGGTGGAAATGTTAAAATTTCACCGGAGATGTCACCAGCGCCGGAATCAACGCCGGAAAATAACGCTGGCCACCGGAATTCCGAAGGGTTTCCGATGGGGCAAGAAATGAAATATAGATTATCTTGTAGATCGAGGAAGCCTTCATTGGAGACAATTATGGAAGAACCAGTTTATTCAAGATGA